Below is a window of Chionomys nivalis chromosome 19, mChiNiv1.1, whole genome shotgun sequence DNA.
GGGGCTCAAAGCCGGGGTGAGCCTCCCCAGCAGGGGCTCCTAAAGTTCAGCCCTCAGCTGACCCTGGCCATGATGTCACAAGAAGACCTCAGAGTTGGCGACCAAGGGATCTGACTTGAAATCTACCTCTGACTAGCTAAGGTGGCTCAGGCGAGCTCCCTGGCACCTTTGGGTCTTAGTTTACTAAAGGAACAATGGCAATGCATGAAACAATGTGAAGACAATACTCCTCCTGGTACCCAGGTGTTATCTGGTCCCTTTATGACAATTTCCAGATTTTAGCCACTTTCTCGGAACAAGGTGGTTCCCCAGAACCAGCTGAGCTCCAAAGTGCAAGAAAAACACCAGTCCCAGACCGAAGGAGGCTTTTACCCAGGCAAACGTCTTTGGGTATGTGAGTATGcagctaggtgtgtgtgtgtgtgtgtgcacgcgcacacggGCAGAGCAGGGTGGTAGTggggcagaggacaacctcacCCTTTCTCACGTGCCATCCACATTTGTGTTTTGAGAGAGTGTCTCTCACTGGTCTAGAATGTGACTGGctgcccagtgagccccagggatgtctgtctctgcctcctagcacGGGTTTACAAGCATGTacaccatgtctggctttgtgtgtatgctggagagggaggggtctagggatcaaacccagattgTAAAGCaattgcctgcctgcctgcctgcctgcctgcctgcctgcctgcctgcctgcctgcctgcctgggacATGTCTCCACCCCAGGCAAATTTCAAAAGCAACTTGCATCCTAAATATTCCTGACAGTCGGCAGCTTTCACTGGAGTGCACTTAGGCAGTGGACTGATTCAAACCACAGTGCCACCATGCCACACCCCAGCTTCCTTACACACTCCTCACTGGGCCCAGCACCTGCTCTGGGAGATCCATTCTCCTCTGCTTATACAGGGCAACTGGGACACAGCTGCCCAAAGATGCACGACTAGCAAGCGGGAGGTCTGCCTGACTCGCCTTGTGAAAAAGACAAGCACCAAGTCACTGGCCCCACGTGAGAAAGGATAGCTACGCCCCACACATCACATTCATTAAAAGAAACCACTGGGCACCGGGCCTTAGAGCAAGGCTAGGAGGGTGCAAGAGGGGCTGGTGGTCAATTTCTGGGTGGTCTGGGATAGATTTGGCCATCCCCACTTACAGAGAACACAGCCCCAGAAAACCACCAAGTCTACCCCACCCTCCCCTGTCACCTCATGTGACAGCAGAACTGTGGGCTAGAAATAACCAAGGTTGTGAAATCCCACAGAAAGAGACCATGACTCATTCTCCTCCGGGGGTCCCCAAAGCACCCCAGCCTCAGGCTCCCTGATTCAGTGTACTGAGGGCAGCTGGTGGGTATCCTGTTGGTATTCATCTGGATTTCCTCTCCGAAGCCTATGTTCCACCTGTGTAAAGGGAAAGGTCCCCTTTATTCGATGAAATAGCAGGCTTATGCCTCTTCATGACACGAGGCTCAGATCAGGGTGAAGCCACAGTAAATGAGGGTTAGAAAAAATAGGGGCGCTTGCCACCAGGAATTTCCCCGAAGAGACCAACGCTCCTGCCAGACTTCCCACAAGGTGGCGCTATGAGACAATTTTCAAAACATGGTCTATGAGCAGGGCTTGCGCTCTCTCCCAGGTGGTACAGAGGCGATCTCAGAACTCAAGACTGGATAACGTTTCATGACTTACCTTCACCTTAACCTAAATGCGCATCAGAACAAGGTGGCAGAGGAAGCGGGCACAAACACTGACTGTCCCAAACCGGAAACAACCACCTACTAAGCTCTACCATGGGCAAGAACAGGCCGGGCCAACACATTCAGACCTCAGCTGAAAGGGCCTTTGAGACAATCTGGCCGAGCCCTCCCCTTTGCATTGGTCAGTGGTGGAGGGAGGTCCTCGGGGAGCAACAAGCCCTCAGGTGAGGCCCCCTACCGGTGAAGGTGAGATTGCAGCCTCTTAGCTTCTTAGGGGACAAACAGCCCTAAGGATGGTTTTTGCAGGCTGTTTCCCTCAGCTTTTGCTAGGACATGGAAGATGTTTCCAGAAAGTTTGTGAAGATTAGAGGACAGGACTAAGTTAAAATCCTTCACTGATCTACAAGCCTCAAAGGCGTTTCTGCTGTGACCTATACCCAGCTCAAGGTTAGGGCTCCTTTTGGAGTCTATGGGGGATAATTCTCCCAGGAACAAAtactgtggaggccaaaagagggtgacAATTCACCCCAGGCCAAAATCGTATGGAATTAAGTTCTTTACTATAAAATGTGCCTGGGACAGATGTTCAAGAAAAGAACTACAGACGGGAAATGTGTTTAACttgctatggaaaaaaaaatcaaatagttgTGCTTGTTTATATTGGCTTAAATTCTAAGAAACTGGGCCTGCTGGTGgatgattgtaattctaggtccttgagaggctgaggtaggtggctcacaagttcaaggcctgcctgggctacagagtgagttcaaagctaccgTGGGCAACTTATGAAAAGTCAATGAAGAGGACAGTGGGTGTCGCTCAGCATCAGAGTCtgtgcctagcatgtgcaaggccctagaCCTAATCACCAGAACCACCAAAACcaacaatcaatcaatcactcATCAATCAATGAGCCTTGTATGTCATcccatgcctataatccctgcTACACCGCACGCTCAAAACCAACCTGGGCTCTATGTAGGCCTGGACCATACAACCCACCCTTCAAGGGGCAGGGGCCCTGTGCCTGGGTCAGAGTTGGGTCGTCTTAGCACTTCATATGCATGGCTGGAGAATCAAAGCAGAACAGAGTCAACAAGCCCAGAGCGCAAGGACACAGCCAGGGCACCTCCAGCCCCGAATACCCTCTGCCCTGCGACCTCCCTGTAGTCGGTCTGTGGCTGTTGCCAGTTCCTCTCACCCCCTCTCCCCCGCATCCCACCTGGATGTGAGGGTCGCCTGTTGCCTCTGGGGCCCTTGTCTGGACCTCAAAGTCTGCTCACTTGTCTCCAATAAGGCATTGAATTCTCCTGCCCGGGTGTCCGGCTGTGCACTCTGGGAAAGAGAACTGAATTCTAGAAAGGGAGGCTACATTCCCACAAAGGCCTTTTCCAACCGTAAAGCTCCACCATGTTACACAAGGACTCTAATTCATATCCCGAAAGGCATTTCCTGTATGGGTCAAGTTCCACCACAGATCTGGAAGTGGACCCAAAGCCCCAGAGAGACAAGGTGGCTCAGGAGACCGACTGGGATGCGGGACAGGGAGGCTGCAGTGGCTGAGGAGTTGAGCCAGACATCTGCCAGGACAGGAGACAGCACTGTGAAGACCCCAAGCAGCCAGCAGCTGCACCCTCCTCCACCAAGAATGCCCCTAAGTCCCCTCCCCTCATGCCCATGACTCAGAAAATCTTTGGTGAAGGAACTCCGCTCTGACACAAGGCTTCCAGTCCCAGAGGAGCAGCGGACACAGGGACCAAGGGAGGCTGTTCCGAGCAGGAGAGCGGGCCCAAGAGAAGAGAATGGAGCCATCTCTGCCCTGTTCTCCATGATACCTGGCCACATACAGCCACCCCCAGGGACCTGAGAGGGTGAGGTTTCCAAAGGTCTTCAGacttcacttgggaggcagaggccagtggatctctgagctcaagatcagcctggtctatagagcaagtgccaggaaCAGCTagcgttacacagagaaaccgtctcaaccCCCTGCCCCCCAAAAAGAGTTCAAGAGCCAAACCCAAGGCCTCTTCTCTCAAGAAAAGAGGTCTACCTCAACCCAACATCCACTAAGGATAGTTCCCTATGTGTTTCTGAGAGCCTCCGGGAGCTGGAGAAAACTAAGCAGCCCCTGGGGAGAACCCTTGAGCAGGAGACCCCAGACATACAGTGCACCCCATTCTTTGACTCCTAATGTCTTCCCAGTCATTATGGTCAAAGGATAGCTCCCCAAAAACTGACCTTGGAGTTCAGTGTATAGGGGGTACCTTGAGCTTCCCCCAGCACTAGACAAGGGGTCCAGGCCTGTGCCTCATTTCACAGTTCCCCATCCTGCTGAGAAAACCCTGGCAATCACCAAGGTTAGAGGCCCCTGCCACCTCCTCCCCAAACCATGCGTCCCCACCACCCCTTCAGTCTTCCAGACCACGCAGCTCTGAGTCACTCAGCAGCTTCTTAAAATAGACTCAAACTTGTTTATTGAAAATATCACAATAACTGGGCAGGGTATCGCATGCCTTTcgtcccagaacttggaagacaGACGCTCAAGAGgagctctttgagttcaaggccagcctggtctacagaggattccaggccagcaagggctacatagttaagaccttgtctcaaaaccaccaccccccaaaaggaagaaaaatgccaCAATGAACAGAACGCCAATACTCTTCCTCATAAATAAGAGTTGCTAATAAAGACACCATTAGAACAAAGGAATGCTATAAAAATCTGGACAATTCCTAGCTGCTCTGAGCTCCAGTTCTGCTCCTGGTGGGGGGAGACTACAACATACTAAGCCTGTCTTACCCTGGGCTTGTGCTTCTTAGTGGAGGCCCTATGCCCGTAAAAGCCTTCCAGGAAAACCAGAGGACTCTGTATTTTTGGCGATGCTGGTCCGGAGTCCCTCTGTCTCCTATTTCACACAATGGGGAAATCCACACCCGTGTTCCTATCTCTGATCACACCTTCCGAGCACTCCCACGctccctcctcctgtcccccGTCTCACACCAAAGCCCAGCCTCTCCTAATGAGCACTCCCGCCCTCCTGAGACCCTCAGAGGTCACCGCTGGCTCAGGTGGGACACCAGGTAGACCAGGCCCACCAGCAGGAGGCCACGAACCCCAAGCATCATGAGCAGGAAAAGCAAGAGAATGGAGGTCACAGGCTCCACCACGTGGTTCCCGAGATGCCACTGGGGGAAGCCCATGTTCACCAGCTGCCGGTTCAGGTCATTGAAGGGAGACTGGGTGGCACCCAGCCTGGCACCTGCCTGCTGCTGGCGGGGTCCAGGGCCTCCTGGAGGTCCACCATGACCTCTGTTGAGAAAGCCCTGGAAGATGAAGACAGACAAATGAATCCAGAGGAAGCTCTCTTGGACCTAAAGCTGAAGCTCCAGCCAGGAGACTTGGGggatagccccccccccccccccgtggccATTCTACAACAGTGCTTTCTTCCTAGGAACAACCAAGTCACAGGATCTCAGAGCATAAAGAATTGCAgcctggggctggtgagatggctcagtggttaagagcattgcctggctcttccaaaggtcctgagttcaattcccagcaaccacatggtggctcacaaccatctgtaatgaggtctggtgccctcttctggccttcaggcatacatgcagacagaatactgtatacataattatatatatatatatatatatatatatatatatatatatatatgaattacaGCCTGTGTTCCCATCACCTTCCTGTCATCTGGCCCAGGACAAGGAGGCCAGGACCAAGAGAAGAGGAATGATGTGTGCCCAGCGGACACCTTTTAGGCCGACATCCTTTCCATAAAATATTCTGAAGCCAGCCATTCATCACTATTATCCAGCTTTTCTCCATCCAAACTTCTTGAGAGAGGCTGGCTCCAGTGGGGTTTGTTTGCAAATCCCACCCCAAAGAAAGTGAGCTTGTAGGCTTGAGGCCTGGAGAAGGCTGCCTCCCCAGGAGGCAGGAGCCAGACATAAGTCGGTTCTTAACCTGCTAGGttgtgggtcatgacccactTTGAGAGTCAAAGGCCCTTTCTCAGGGGTCACCTAAGCCCATCAAAACCCAcagataattacattataattcgtaacagtagcaaaatgacagttatgaagtagcaacgaaaataattttatggttgggggtcaccagaacatgaggGTCGCAGCGTCGGGGAAAGTGGAGAATCACTGCTGTAGGTGAGAAGCCAGCTTGAGAAACTTGTGGGAGTTGGGGCCTGCAGCTACCCTTCCCCTCTGAATGGATGCCTACCTGCCGAGGACTGCTACTCCTCTGTTGGGTGGTGGTCCTCACTCGGGGGTCGTCATCTTGGACAATCTCCCCATTGGCCAAGATCCTCACCATCCTCTTGGGAGCTGGGACTTCCTGCGGGGCTGGACCTGCAATGAAGGCATAGCCAGCCAGCGGGTGTTACCTCAGAGGTGCCCTCAGCAGTTGCCCTGACTGAGCTCTGTCTAGGGAACCCTTTCCCCTGACCTCAAAGGACCTGTGGCAGAATAGCTGAGAAGGAATGTTTTTCAGAGATGGTCATAcggtggtggggagggggtggaggcaggaagggagggaagagagggaaggagttTCCCAGGGGCCTGCGGGCGCGGCGAGCACCTGTAATCCATTCACCGCCAGAAATACAGGAGGTGGAGGCGGAATGATCAGAGGTTAAAGGGCAGACTGACGTTTGGGGCTAGCTTCGGCTatgtgaaaccctgcctcaaccaAAGAAACAGGGCGGAAGGGAAGTACTTCgaatgctaaaaagaaaaataaattgaggGGGTTAGGGTGCAGTTCCCAGAGACCGCCAAAAGAGTAAGCGCTAAGGATCTACCCTTAGGTCTCCTCCCAGTTGGCAGAAGACGGGGAAGGGTGGGCTTCCGCTGCGAGGGCACGGACCCCACTGCCCCTCGCCTCCAGGGAGCACCAGTGCCCCTCTGCTAAAGGACAAGGCCCAATGCTCCCACCCCCACGGGGTACGATCTGCAGCTGCGGCTCTGGGGAAGCCCAGCTCTGCAGCCCCCAAGGGTGACAGTGGGCAGGGCACTGTCAACCGAGGAGCGCCCCGGTGCTCATCTGGACTCTCCACGAGCAGGAACACTGAAGCAGGCTGGGCCCGGGGAGGGGTGCGGCGTGGACCCGCAGCATCGCGGTCCCGTGCGCGGTGTCCCGTGCTTTGTCATCCCGCAGGCTGGACCACCCGCGCCGCCTCAGTATCTCGGCCAGGCGTGGGTCCTGTCCCCGTAGCGGTGGGGAGGGATCCAGACCCGGACCTGGCGCGAACACCCACCTGCGCGCACGGTTCGCGGGCCTCGGCGTCCACGGGCGGCCGCTTCCTCCCACCTGACCTCACAGGAAGCGCGCGCCGCAGGGGCGAGGTCCCGCACAGCGCCCCCTCTGCCGGCTGCCGGAGAGACTGCAGCTGCGGAAccgggaggtgggaggaggaggaaaggagaaggagcaaTTTGATAAGGGATGGAGGACTCTAGCGGAGAGATGAGGGGGCTGAGAAGGGATTGGGATGGGGAGTAGTCAGGGAGTGTGGAGGAATacatgtggagaaaagggaaaagaagcccAGGACCCCGAATGGAGAAGAGACATAGGCACAAGCTGAGCCCACAGGTCTCAAATATGTCCAGGTGATCTGCAGTACCCCTTGAGGAGGACCCAGCCCCGCCCTTCAAGAGCTCCAAGCCCCTCGGGGACAAAGAGGCACGGGTCACAGGGCAGGCTGTACCGATTTGCAACAAACTTCCCTCAGGGGTGTTTGAGGCGGGATAATCAGATTTATTGTTGGCCTCACAGTGAGTCtggatggagggagaaagagaaaggaagacttgACAATctggggggaaagggaagaatgagagggggaaagaaaggagacagacagacaggacaggGGGATGGAGAAGCCAGTAGTCACTTGCTTcctagcctgatgacctgagttgggtCCCTGGAACCCACTCCCTGGCGTCCCTTTGACACTATTCTGGTAGAAATGCTGAGAGTATTGCAGCCTCCCAGGGTGGAAATCTAAGCCGAGAGAGCACCTCATCACAGACCTCGGCTTTTCCCATGTTGTTTGGCTTGAGAGCGGCTACCATCCAAGAGTTCTGCCCTGCTAAGTATCCTTTCCTAGCCTTCTGGCTGGGAGGAGCAGACTTCCTGATGGCTTTTACCCGAGACTGCAGAGGGACCCTCTGATAAG
It encodes the following:
- the Fam241b gene encoding protein FAM241B; its protein translation is MVRILANGEIVQDDDPRVRTTTQQRSSSPRQGFLNRGHGGPPGGPGPRQQQAGARLGATQSPFNDLNRQLVNMGFPQWHLGNHVVEPVTSILLLFLLMMLGVRGLLLVGLVYLVSHLSQR